One genomic segment of Mesoterricola silvestris includes these proteins:
- a CDS encoding ABC transporter substrate-binding protein, which produces MVLRSLSSLALVLAVLPLTGADTVKIALTGPFSGGSAPMGLSMRDGARLAIAEINAAGGIQVGKARLRIEVLERDDEAKNERGALIAQELSSMPDLAGVLGSVNTGVVMAGDKHFQEKGITKIITPAAGSQSMTQWSQAGVRDLSIFRFAAHDGIQSSMVVAEAQRRGFEKVALLFDSTNYGVSGRDDLVREIAAQGGKLKVVAAEKFNIGDKDMTAQLLKAKSGGAQAVLIWGIGPELAAVANGMAKLGLKVPLIGGWTLSMSNFIDNAGRNGNGTLMPQTFIEEPINPRVKAFIDNFHRTYKVTRMASPVSAAQGYDAVLIFAAAVRQAQSTDTHRIKEALEDLKEPVKGVIATWVHPYSRWDPNREETHEAFRKEQTVMGMVQDGRVVFGNPADRERLARSDKPVPPSAPSKVRKTR; this is translated from the coding sequence ATGGTCCTTCGATCGCTTTCGTCCCTGGCCCTTGTGCTGGCGGTCCTGCCCCTGACGGGGGCCGATACGGTGAAGATCGCCCTCACCGGCCCCTTCTCCGGCGGATCCGCCCCCATGGGCCTCTCCATGCGGGACGGCGCCCGGCTGGCCATCGCGGAGATCAACGCCGCCGGCGGCATCCAGGTGGGCAAGGCCCGGCTCCGGATCGAGGTGCTGGAGCGGGACGACGAGGCCAAGAACGAGCGGGGGGCCCTCATCGCCCAGGAGCTTTCCAGCATGCCCGATCTCGCCGGGGTGCTGGGTTCCGTCAACACCGGCGTCGTCATGGCCGGAGACAAGCATTTCCAGGAAAAGGGCATCACCAAGATCATCACTCCCGCCGCGGGCTCCCAGTCCATGACCCAGTGGTCCCAGGCGGGGGTGCGGGACCTCTCCATCTTCCGGTTCGCGGCCCATGACGGCATCCAGTCCTCCATGGTGGTCGCCGAGGCCCAGCGCCGCGGCTTCGAGAAGGTGGCCCTGCTCTTCGATTCCACCAACTACGGCGTCTCGGGCCGGGACGACCTGGTGCGCGAGATCGCGGCGCAGGGCGGCAAGCTCAAGGTGGTCGCCGCGGAGAAATTCAATATCGGGGACAAGGACATGACGGCCCAGCTTCTCAAGGCCAAGAGCGGGGGGGCCCAGGCGGTGCTCATCTGGGGCATCGGGCCGGAGCTGGCGGCGGTGGCCAACGGCATGGCCAAGCTGGGCCTGAAGGTGCCCCTCATCGGCGGCTGGACCCTCTCCATGTCCAACTTCATCGACAATGCCGGCAGGAACGGCAACGGGACCCTCATGCCCCAGACCTTCATCGAGGAGCCCATCAATCCCCGGGTGAAGGCCTTCATCGACAACTTCCACAGGACCTACAAGGTCACCCGCATGGCCTCGCCGGTGTCGGCGGCCCAGGGCTACGACGCGGTGCTGATCTTCGCCGCCGCGGTGCGCCAGGCCCAGAGCACCGACACCCACCGGATCAAGGAGGCCCTGGAGGACCTGAAGGAGCCCGTGAAGGGCGTCATCGCCACCTGGGTGCATCCCTATTCCCGGTGGGACCCCAATCGGGAGGAGACCCACGAGGCCTTCCGCAAGGAGCAGACCGTCATGGG
- a CDS encoding DUF2164 domain-containing protein, whose product MDIKLPKDVEQRLTASIRRYLDENLGEDVGDLKASLFLKYCLEEIAPSVYNLAIADARTFLQEKLQDMEDVCFAHEEGYWTQGSGARGVARRPGRRRPNDDV is encoded by the coding sequence ATGGACATCAAGCTGCCCAAGGACGTGGAACAACGCCTCACCGCCTCGATCCGGCGCTACCTCGACGAGAATCTCGGCGAGGACGTGGGGGACCTCAAGGCCTCGCTGTTCCTGAAATACTGCCTGGAGGAGATCGCCCCCAGCGTCTACAACCTCGCCATCGCCGACGCTCGGACCTTCCTGCAGGAGAAACTCCAGGACATGGAGGACGTCTGCTTCGCCCACGAGGAGGGCTACTGGACCCAGGGCTCCGGCGCCCGGGGCGTCGCCCGCAGGCCGGGGCGCCGCCGGCCCAATGATGACGTCTAG
- a CDS encoding aminotransferase class IV, whose protein sequence is MLELVTDTNVDLAGSALRFGAGLFETIRVQGGRARWLPWHLERLAAGCAFLGLGAPPPDLEGRLELPPEGVLRLLAADGRLLAWTGPLEPAPPRGLRLGLSREILRHPGPLTRFKTTSYLENHLLQAEARARGLDEVLAPTPEGRLSDGGRSTLVAVLDGALLTPPLEDGALPGIGRRVLLEAGLVREAPLTWEDLARARALALVSALRGLRPVAEAGGRILAPDPAALRGAAEALSW, encoded by the coding sequence ATGCTTGAGCTCGTGACCGACACCAACGTGGACCTGGCCGGGAGCGCCCTGCGCTTCGGGGCCGGACTTTTCGAAACCATCCGCGTCCAGGGGGGGCGGGCCCGGTGGCTGCCCTGGCACCTGGAGCGGCTCGCCGCGGGATGCGCCTTCCTGGGGCTGGGGGCGCCGCCGCCGGACCTGGAGGGGCGCCTCGAGCTGCCCCCGGAGGGGGTCCTGCGGCTCCTGGCCGCCGACGGGCGCCTCCTGGCCTGGACCGGCCCCCTGGAGCCCGCGCCGCCCCGGGGCCTGCGCCTGGGCCTGAGCCGGGAAATCCTGCGCCACCCGGGCCCCCTGACGCGCTTCAAGACCACCAGCTACCTGGAGAACCACCTCCTCCAGGCCGAGGCCCGGGCCCGGGGCCTGGACGAGGTGCTGGCGCCGACGCCCGAGGGCCGCCTCAGCGACGGGGGCCGCAGCACCCTGGTGGCGGTCCTCGACGGCGCCCTCCTCACGCCCCCCCTGGAGGACGGAGCCCTGCCGGGCATCGGGCGCCGGGTGCTGCTGGAGGCGGGTCTGGTCCGGGAGGCCCCCCTCACCTGGGAGGACCTGGCCCGGGCCCGGGCCCTGGCCCTGGTGAGCGCCCTGCGGGGCCTGCGCCCCGTGGCCGAGGCCGGGGGCCGGATCCTGGCGCCGGACCCCGCCGCGCTGCGCGGGGCCGCCGAGGCCTTATCCTGGTAG
- a CDS encoding anthranilate synthase component I family protein: MRSWDISETWRARTCDLDEAAFFEDLPATPFAFLHGKGRWLILAEDPLLELDDLALGDLRFHRRGEAPEILPDLVALAAYERGYALDPALPPRPFCGDPVPDVRLTLYRTVRVYDRARGVLHTALREGPPADRARHALGRGAFRAWKTGDTEDAASHMAKVARIREEIARGNVYQVNLARQETWAFEGSLAVLARRLHALDPAPYSALVADPRWTLASSSPECFLRIEGGRLLTRPIKGTAPRHPDPARDLAAARELLASAKDRSELAMIVDLLRNDLGRFCGPPPVRVDAFALLESYAHVHHLVADVSGALPASWTFGGLLEALFPGGSITGCPKLAAMALIRELEPLPRRLYTGSLGWLRSDLAQGEFALLIRSAWAAGTGLRFGVGGAVVWDSDPAAEYEETVHKGRSLVRCLSS, encoded by the coding sequence ATGCGCTCCTGGGACATCTCTGAAACCTGGCGGGCCCGGACCTGCGACCTGGACGAGGCGGCCTTCTTCGAGGACCTGCCGGCCACGCCCTTCGCCTTCCTCCACGGCAAGGGCCGCTGGCTGATCCTGGCCGAGGACCCCCTGCTGGAGCTGGACGACCTGGCCCTTGGGGACCTGCGCTTCCACCGCCGGGGGGAGGCCCCGGAGATCCTGCCCGACCTGGTGGCCCTGGCGGCCTACGAGCGGGGCTACGCCCTGGACCCCGCCCTGCCGCCCCGGCCCTTCTGCGGGGATCCCGTGCCCGACGTGCGGCTCACGCTGTACCGGACGGTGCGGGTGTACGACCGCGCCCGGGGCGTCCTGCACACCGCGCTCCGGGAGGGGCCCCCTGCGGACCGGGCCCGGCACGCCCTGGGCCGGGGCGCCTTCCGCGCATGGAAGACCGGGGACACCGAGGACGCGGCCTCCCACATGGCCAAGGTGGCCCGGATCCGGGAGGAGATCGCCCGGGGCAACGTCTACCAGGTGAACCTGGCCCGCCAGGAGACCTGGGCCTTCGAGGGGAGCCTGGCGGTCCTGGCCCGGCGGCTCCACGCCCTGGACCCGGCCCCCTATTCCGCCCTGGTGGCCGATCCCCGGTGGACCCTGGCGTCCTCCAGCCCCGAGTGCTTCCTGCGCATCGAAGGGGGGCGCCTGCTCACGCGCCCCATCAAGGGCACCGCCCCCCGCCACCCCGACCCCGCCCGGGACCTGGCCGCGGCCCGGGAGCTCCTGGCCTCGGCCAAGGACCGTTCGGAACTGGCCATGATCGTGGACCTGCTGCGCAACGACCTGGGCCGCTTCTGCGGGCCGCCCCCGGTGCGGGTGGACGCCTTCGCCCTGCTGGAGAGCTATGCCCACGTGCACCACCTGGTGGCCGACGTCTCCGGGGCGCTGCCCGCGTCCTGGACCTTCGGGGGGCTGCTGGAGGCCCTGTTCCCCGGGGGATCCATCACGGGCTGCCCGAAACTGGCGGCCATGGCCCTCATCCGGGAGCTGGAGCCCCTCCCCCGGCGCCTCTACACCGGGAGCCTGGGCTGGCTGCGCAGCGACCTGGCCCAGGGGGAGTTCGCCCTCCTCATCCGCTCGGCCTGGGCCGCGGGGACCGGCCTGCGCTTCGGAGTGGGCGGCGCCGTGGTGTGGGATTCGGACCCCGCCGCGGAGTACGAGGAGACCGTGCACAAGGGAAGGAGCCTCGTCCGATGCTTGAGCTCGTGA
- a CDS encoding anthranilate synthase component II: MRVLLLDNLDSFTHNVARCLVEAGASVDLRRRDRADLAALQEADPQFLVLSPGPGAPEEATLALEAVRAFSGRIPILGVCLGHQVLAVAHGGRVERAPEPVHGKAFAVHHDGRGLFRGLPDPLEAGRYHSLVVTAAPGFEISARTGDGLVMAMRHRTLPLAGVQFHPDSFLTPLGPEIFRNALLGHL, encoded by the coding sequence ATGCGCGTCCTTCTCCTGGACAACCTGGATTCCTTCACCCACAACGTGGCCCGCTGCCTCGTGGAGGCCGGGGCCTCGGTGGACCTGAGGCGCCGGGACCGGGCGGACCTGGCGGCGCTCCAGGAGGCGGATCCCCAATTCCTGGTGCTATCCCCCGGGCCCGGGGCCCCGGAGGAGGCCACCCTGGCCCTGGAGGCGGTGCGGGCCTTCTCCGGGCGGATCCCCATCCTGGGGGTGTGCCTGGGGCACCAGGTGCTGGCCGTGGCCCACGGGGGGCGGGTGGAACGGGCCCCGGAGCCCGTGCACGGCAAGGCCTTCGCCGTCCACCACGATGGCCGGGGGCTCTTCCGGGGCCTCCCGGACCCCCTGGAGGCGGGGCGCTACCACAGCCTCGTGGTCACGGCCGCCCCCGGCTTCGAGATCAGCGCCCGCACCGGGGACGGCCTCGTCATGGCCATGCGCCACCGCACCCTGCCCCTGGCGGGGGTGCAGTTCCACCCCGATTCCTTCCTCACGCCCCTGGGCCCGGAGATCTTCCGCAATGCGCTCCTGGGACATCTCTGA
- a CDS encoding tetratricopeptide repeat protein has product MKFHAIALPTALLVVLACSREPRDLKKGAEAFQRQDYAGAMALWQPLAEKGVAQAQVSLAEMFARGDGVPRNMAEAARWYRLAAEQGVLKAQVQMAWMCAQGEAVEKNPGEAARFYRLAAEQGSALAQYNLAVMLDKGEGVARNPAEALKYYRMAADQGDPNAQYLAGYFCSRGDGVKKDPAQAVALLTKAAGQGVTGAQSLLGWMYEAGEGVAADPAQAAAWYRKAAEKGDPLAEGQMGAMCAAGTGVAKDPGQAVKWYRLASEHGNPAAQAALGWMLERGEGAGKDLVEALKWTRKGAEQGNADAQCHLGALLAKGNGLRKDPAEAVQWYRKAADQGFAPAQALLASAFLVGDGVPRNLQEAYVWFLLAKAGGDPASAQAVERLERDLPPQAVAEGQKRASEAWRKRS; this is encoded by the coding sequence ATGAAGTTCCACGCCATCGCCCTCCCCACGGCCCTGCTCGTGGTCCTCGCCTGCTCCAGGGAGCCGCGGGACCTGAAGAAGGGGGCGGAGGCCTTCCAGCGGCAGGACTATGCGGGGGCCATGGCCCTCTGGCAGCCGCTGGCGGAAAAGGGGGTGGCCCAGGCCCAGGTGTCCCTGGCGGAGATGTTCGCCCGGGGGGACGGGGTGCCCCGGAACATGGCGGAGGCCGCCCGGTGGTACCGCCTGGCCGCGGAGCAGGGGGTCCTCAAGGCCCAGGTGCAGATGGCCTGGATGTGCGCCCAGGGCGAGGCGGTGGAGAAGAACCCCGGGGAGGCCGCGCGGTTCTATCGCCTGGCCGCCGAGCAGGGCAGCGCCTTGGCCCAGTACAACCTGGCCGTCATGCTGGACAAGGGCGAAGGGGTGGCCCGCAACCCGGCCGAGGCCCTGAAGTACTACCGCATGGCCGCGGACCAGGGGGATCCCAACGCCCAGTACCTGGCCGGCTACTTCTGCTCCCGGGGCGACGGCGTGAAGAAGGACCCGGCCCAGGCCGTGGCCCTGCTCACCAAGGCCGCGGGGCAGGGGGTAACCGGCGCCCAGTCGCTGCTGGGGTGGATGTACGAGGCCGGGGAGGGGGTCGCCGCCGATCCCGCCCAGGCCGCCGCGTGGTACCGCAAGGCCGCGGAGAAGGGCGACCCCCTGGCGGAAGGCCAGATGGGGGCCATGTGCGCCGCGGGCACGGGCGTCGCCAAGGATCCCGGCCAGGCCGTGAAGTGGTACCGCCTGGCCTCCGAGCACGGCAACCCGGCGGCCCAGGCCGCCCTGGGCTGGATGCTGGAGCGGGGGGAAGGGGCCGGCAAGGACCTGGTGGAGGCCCTGAAGTGGACCCGCAAGGGCGCGGAGCAGGGCAATGCCGACGCCCAGTGCCATCTGGGGGCCCTCCTGGCCAAGGGCAACGGCCTGCGCAAGGACCCCGCGGAAGCGGTCCAGTGGTACCGCAAGGCCGCGGACCAGGGCTTCGCCCCGGCGCAGGCCCTCCTGGCCTCGGCCTTCCTGGTGGGCGATGGGGTGCCCCGGAACCTCCAGGAGGCCTACGTGTGGTTCCTCCTGGCCAAGGCCGGCGGGGACCCGGCCTCGGCCCAGGCCGTGGAGCGGCTGGAGCGGGACCTGCCGCCCCAGGCCGTGGCCGAGGGCCAGAAGCGGGCCTCGGAGGCCTGGCGCAAGCGCTCCTGA
- a CDS encoding aldehyde dehydrogenase family protein yields the protein MEQRTLSTRTRVERRAEPPTYRQQVTRAVNPATFEVIGNVPQTPEGLVPTFVERARRAADAWGLAGWEERGRTLGKLRALIAARAQDIAATISRSMGKPLFEALHWDVAMVLEDLDDYLSHGERYLADEKVDLPARMERHKTALVRYAPRGVVCIISPWNFPFELAMAPAVAALAAGNAVILKPTSAAPLVGDFLERLFAEAFQDWPGLAQVIHGPGPVGTAVATAPGVDFVCFTGSTAVGRDLQARLAPLLRPCLLELGGSDPLIVCADANLERAANAAVHGRFANNGQVCAAVKRVYCHESVSRSFVEKVIAKVNLLKLGPWDNPTSDIGPLANDRAISALRSLLHDALDKGAKLVAGGFPAIQAGWYWQPTVITGVDHSMRIMKEETFGPILPICTVKDDEEALELANDNPYGLDAYVFTNDMRRAHRMANRLRAGSVNINDVGVNYAIRDLPFGGVKQSGHGRCHGRAGLRLFTDPKAMVIDDGATDTEPAWFPYDGAKLEQAKERCSGIQ from the coding sequence ATGGAACAGCGCACCCTCAGCACCCGGACCCGCGTGGAAAGGCGGGCCGAGCCCCCAACGTACCGGCAGCAGGTCACCCGGGCGGTGAATCCAGCCACCTTCGAGGTGATCGGCAATGTGCCCCAGACGCCGGAAGGCCTGGTGCCGACCTTCGTGGAACGGGCCCGCAGGGCCGCGGACGCCTGGGGGCTGGCCGGATGGGAGGAGCGGGGGCGGACCCTGGGCAAGCTGCGCGCGCTCATCGCGGCCCGGGCCCAGGACATCGCGGCGACCATCTCCCGGAGCATGGGCAAGCCCCTGTTCGAGGCCCTGCACTGGGACGTGGCCATGGTGCTGGAGGACCTGGACGACTACCTCAGCCACGGCGAACGCTACCTCGCCGACGAGAAGGTGGACCTGCCCGCCCGCATGGAACGGCACAAGACGGCCCTCGTCCGCTACGCCCCCCGGGGGGTGGTGTGCATCATCTCCCCCTGGAACTTCCCCTTCGAACTGGCCATGGCCCCGGCGGTGGCGGCCCTGGCGGCGGGCAACGCGGTGATCCTCAAGCCCACCTCCGCCGCGCCCCTGGTGGGCGATTTCCTGGAGAGGCTCTTCGCCGAGGCGTTCCAGGACTGGCCGGGCCTGGCCCAGGTGATCCACGGGCCCGGCCCGGTGGGCACCGCGGTGGCCACCGCGCCGGGGGTGGATTTCGTGTGCTTCACGGGCTCCACCGCCGTGGGCCGGGACCTCCAGGCCAGGCTGGCGCCCCTGCTGCGGCCCTGCCTCCTGGAGCTGGGGGGCAGCGACCCCCTCATCGTCTGCGCCGACGCCAACCTGGAGCGGGCCGCCAACGCCGCGGTGCACGGGCGCTTCGCCAACAACGGCCAGGTGTGCGCCGCCGTGAAGCGCGTGTACTGCCACGAGTCCGTCAGCCGCTCCTTCGTGGAGAAGGTCATCGCCAAGGTGAACCTCCTGAAACTGGGCCCCTGGGACAACCCCACCTCCGACATCGGCCCCCTGGCCAATGACCGGGCCATCAGCGCCCTCCGGTCCCTCCTGCACGACGCCCTGGACAAGGGCGCCAAGCTGGTGGCGGGGGGCTTCCCCGCCATCCAGGCGGGCTGGTACTGGCAGCCCACCGTCATCACCGGCGTGGACCACTCCATGCGCATCATGAAGGAGGAGACCTTCGGGCCCATCCTCCCCATCTGCACCGTGAAGGACGACGAGGAGGCCCTGGAGCTGGCCAACGACAACCCCTACGGCCTGGACGCCTACGTCTTCACCAACGACATGCGCCGCGCCCACCGGATGGCCAACCGGCTCCGGGCCGGTTCCGTGAACATCAACGATGTGGGGGTCAACTACGCCATCCGGGACCTCCCCTTCGGCGGGGTCAAGCAGTCCGGCCACGGCCGCTGCCACGGCCGGGCCGGCCTGCGCCTGTTCACGGACCCCAAGGCCATGGTCATCGACGATGGGGCCACGGACACGGAACCGGCGTGGTTCCCCTATGACGGCGCCAAGCTGGAGCAGGCGAAGGAGCGTTGCTCGGGAATCCAGTAG
- a CDS encoding DUF512 domain-containing protein, whose amino-acid sequence MAHQGVLVIAVEPESLAWEAGLRAGDTLLEINGEPVLDQLSYQFLISQRDETGLSFRRPDGSRVTATVENGENGIGLDLAQDQVKVCKQNCIFCFVLQMPKGYRKSLYLKDEDIRLSFLYGHFSTLSSSDDAELDRIVRERLSPIHVSVHATDPAVRVKVVGNPREGDILRKIDRLLEGGVDIHTQAVLVPGVNDGEVWERTVRELWERRAFQTEGPWAGKGGVLSLSCVPVGLTSHREGLPSIPDVDPAFAAAWTKRWIPEVRRHTAENHGEPWLLLADEWFTRARIPVPGRAFYSQSWAQLENGVGLVRKFLEHARRFVRTPKALDFKGRKVLVLTGSSFAPVLNRSLAQVNRRCGSELRAVAAPNNAFGTSVTVAGLLCGRDLAYAAHADREAHGGNLRWVDAVVIPSAALRVHTGPTDQYALDDGSEPTPANQFLDDMTLADLEREVGVPVVPSGANLSQLLDHLRASDRFHTQGMNRPQGAYNP is encoded by the coding sequence ATGGCGCACCAAGGTGTCCTCGTCATCGCAGTCGAACCGGAGAGCCTGGCCTGGGAGGCCGGCCTCCGGGCCGGGGATACCCTGCTGGAGATCAACGGGGAACCGGTGCTGGACCAGCTGAGCTACCAGTTCCTCATCAGCCAGCGGGACGAGACCGGCCTCAGCTTCCGGCGTCCGGACGGGTCCCGGGTCACCGCCACGGTGGAGAACGGGGAGAACGGCATCGGCCTGGACCTGGCCCAGGACCAGGTCAAGGTGTGCAAGCAGAACTGCATCTTCTGCTTCGTGCTGCAGATGCCCAAGGGGTACCGGAAATCGCTCTACCTCAAGGACGAGGACATCCGCCTCTCCTTCCTGTACGGCCACTTCAGCACCCTGTCCTCCAGCGACGACGCGGAACTGGACCGCATCGTGCGGGAGCGGCTCTCCCCCATCCACGTGAGCGTGCACGCCACGGACCCCGCGGTGCGGGTGAAGGTGGTGGGCAACCCCCGGGAGGGCGATATCCTGCGCAAGATCGACCGCCTCCTGGAGGGGGGCGTGGATATCCACACCCAGGCCGTGCTGGTGCCCGGGGTCAACGATGGCGAGGTGTGGGAGCGCACCGTGCGGGAGCTCTGGGAGCGCCGGGCCTTCCAGACCGAGGGGCCCTGGGCCGGCAAGGGCGGGGTGCTGAGCCTTTCCTGCGTGCCCGTGGGACTCACCTCCCACCGGGAGGGCCTGCCCTCCATCCCCGACGTGGACCCCGCCTTCGCCGCGGCGTGGACGAAGCGCTGGATCCCCGAGGTGCGCCGACACACGGCGGAAAACCACGGCGAACCCTGGCTCCTGCTGGCCGACGAATGGTTCACCCGGGCCCGGATCCCGGTGCCGGGCCGGGCCTTCTACTCCCAGTCCTGGGCCCAGCTGGAGAACGGCGTGGGCCTCGTGCGCAAGTTCCTGGAGCATGCCCGGCGCTTCGTGCGGACCCCCAAGGCCCTGGATTTCAAGGGCCGCAAGGTGCTGGTGCTCACCGGCAGCAGCTTCGCCCCGGTGCTCAACCGTTCCCTGGCCCAGGTGAACCGCCGCTGCGGCAGCGAACTGCGGGCCGTGGCGGCCCCCAACAACGCCTTCGGCACCAGCGTGACGGTGGCGGGCCTCCTCTGCGGCCGGGACCTGGCCTACGCGGCCCACGCCGACCGGGAGGCCCACGGGGGCAACCTGCGCTGGGTGGACGCGGTGGTGATCCCCAGCGCCGCCCTGCGGGTGCACACCGGCCCCACCGACCAGTACGCCCTGGACGACGGCAGCGAGCCCACCCCGGCCAACCAGTTCCTGGACGACATGACCCTGGCCGACCTGGAGCGGGAGGTGGGCGTCCCCGTGGTGCCCAGCGGCGCCAACCTGTCCCAGCTCCTGGACCACCTCCGGGCCAGCGACCGCTTCCACACCCAGGGCATGAACCGTCCCCAGGGCGCCTACAATCCCTAG
- a CDS encoding ExbD/TolR family protein: MDAGGPKGKAKSDINVTPLIDIVLVLLIVFIVMVPGLSKALPVVVPQVVKVDRPTPPDPKNPPLVVTIDQNGDLMLQNDKIQLAELADKLSPVVQLQPSGMRKVFLRVDEEQAYQYAVNVLDQIKVASDRAKRETALRPEFVGTGLDGGDVKVVAAVKKRTPTS, from the coding sequence ATGGACGCCGGTGGCCCGAAGGGCAAAGCCAAAAGCGATATCAACGTTACGCCTCTCATCGACATCGTTCTCGTGCTTCTGATCGTGTTCATCGTGATGGTGCCCGGCCTCTCCAAGGCCCTGCCCGTCGTGGTGCCCCAGGTGGTGAAGGTGGACCGTCCCACCCCGCCCGATCCGAAGAATCCCCCTCTGGTCGTCACCATCGACCAGAACGGCGATCTCATGCTCCAGAACGACAAGATCCAGCTCGCCGAGCTGGCCGACAAGCTCTCCCCCGTGGTCCAGCTGCAGCCTTCGGGCATGCGCAAGGTCTTCCTGCGGGTGGATGAGGAGCAGGCGTACCAGTATGCCGTCAACGTCCTCGACCAGATCAAGGTCGCCAGCGACCGGGCCAAGCGGGAAACCGCCCTCCGTCCCGAGTTCGTGGGCACCGGCCTGGACGGCGGCGACGTGAAGGTGGTGGCCGCGGTCAAGAAGCGCACCCCCACCAGCTAG
- a CDS encoding ExbD/TolR family protein, translated as MDAGGGGKSGVKADINVTPLVDIVLVLLIIFIVITPAVNNAVRLPLSKHSLKPETQAGAKYLTLILPAHRDAKGVIDGPAPIMVDDKDAKDAKGNALTFTYKDDAKKQQLIAYIKQSMMYLSDRRVFIKADADIPFKNVDELFQICREGGADEASIVTSEDKSTGGAK; from the coding sequence ATGGATGCAGGTGGTGGTGGCAAGTCTGGGGTTAAAGCGGATATCAACGTAACCCCACTTGTGGACATCGTTCTGGTGCTGCTGATCATCTTCATCGTGATCACGCCCGCCGTGAACAACGCTGTGCGGCTCCCGCTGTCCAAGCACAGTCTCAAACCCGAAACCCAGGCAGGCGCCAAGTACCTCACCCTGATCCTTCCGGCCCACCGCGACGCCAAGGGCGTCATCGATGGCCCCGCTCCGATCATGGTGGACGACAAGGACGCCAAGGATGCCAAGGGCAACGCTCTGACGTTCACCTACAAGGATGACGCCAAGAAGCAGCAGCTCATCGCGTACATCAAGCAGTCGATGATGTATCTCAGTGACCGGCGCGTGTTCATCAAGGCCGACGCCGACATTCCCTTCAAAAACGTGGACGAGCTCTTCCAGATCTGCCGTGAGGGCGGGGCCGACGAGGCCTCCATCGTCACCAGCGAGGACAAGAGCACTGGGGGGGCCAAATAA
- a CDS encoding MotA/TolQ/ExbB proton channel family protein produces MSLLASPFVLAIAEAAENAFGPKQIWEAASPVNKVIIGILICLILLQIYTAIERGIVYAQSNSASRKFLKLFMDTLRRGDFEAAKRAATTHNKSHIALVLKHGLDIFQYEKQLKALHESHDVIQPVERAIVRGTAEVTDLLKKGMLGLATIGALAPFIGLLGTVIGIIKVFSDLKTKGAGDINALAGSIGEALGTTALGLMAAIPAVWIYNLYTAQQDKMVTNINNAASQMIDEFIRRESQQA; encoded by the coding sequence ATGAGCCTGCTTGCCTCTCCCTTCGTTCTCGCCATCGCAGAAGCCGCCGAAAACGCCTTCGGCCCCAAGCAGATTTGGGAAGCCGCTTCTCCGGTGAACAAGGTCATCATCGGCATCCTGATCTGCCTCATCCTCCTGCAGATCTACACCGCCATCGAGCGCGGCATCGTGTATGCCCAGTCGAACTCCGCCTCCCGCAAGTTCCTCAAGCTCTTCATGGACACCCTCCGCCGCGGTGACTTCGAGGCCGCCAAGCGCGCCGCCACCACCCACAACAAGAGCCACATCGCCCTGGTGCTCAAGCACGGCCTGGACATCTTCCAGTACGAGAAGCAGCTCAAGGCCCTCCACGAATCCCACGACGTGATCCAGCCCGTTGAGCGCGCCATCGTCCGCGGCACCGCCGAAGTCACCGACCTGCTCAAGAAGGGCATGCTCGGCCTGGCCACCATCGGCGCCCTGGCTCCCTTCATCGGCCTGCTCGGCACCGTCATCGGCATCATCAAGGTGTTCTCCGACCTGAAGACCAAGGGCGCCGGCGACATCAACGCCCTGGCCGGTTCCATCGGTGAGGCCCTGGGCACCACCGCTCTCGGTCTGATGGCCGCCATTCCCGCCGTGTGGATCTACAACCTCTACACCGCCCAGCAGGACAAGATGGTCACCAACATCAACAACGCCGCCTCCCAGATGATCGACGAGTTCATCCGCCGCGAGAGCCAGCAGGCCTAA